The Myxococcota bacterium genome has a segment encoding these proteins:
- a CDS encoding heme o synthase — MATAIGRTVRTYAELTKPRLLPLVLVTGIPALAMAAGEWPSFSTMLVVLGGIAMAAAAANTFNAYIERDLDKHMERTKDRPLPSGRLAPRAALAFGLALTVLSTAVLYAQGGPMAAGLGVATILFYVFVYTIWLKPRSAWNAVIGGAAGAAAPLIADAAVHGTVGAPGLVLFAIVFFWQPPHVWAIALFRKEEYASAGFPVLPNVIGDEATRWRIFWYTLALVPVTLAPVVLGLSGGLYLAVAVAANAWFVAHAVRVLRERTPEAARGLFFASLGYLFALFAAMIAELAAGLSPALR, encoded by the coding sequence ATGGCGACCGCGATCGGTCGGACCGTTCGCACCTATGCGGAGCTGACGAAGCCGCGGCTCCTCCCGCTCGTGCTGGTCACCGGCATCCCGGCGCTCGCGATGGCGGCGGGCGAGTGGCCGTCGTTCTCGACGATGCTCGTCGTGCTCGGCGGCATCGCGATGGCGGCCGCAGCCGCGAACACGTTCAACGCCTACATCGAGCGCGATCTCGACAAGCACATGGAGCGCACGAAGGATCGGCCGCTCCCGTCCGGTCGGCTCGCGCCTCGCGCCGCGCTCGCCTTCGGGCTCGCGCTGACGGTGCTGTCCACCGCCGTCCTCTACGCGCAGGGCGGCCCGATGGCGGCCGGGCTCGGCGTCGCCACGATCCTCTTCTACGTCTTCGTCTACACGATCTGGCTCAAGCCGCGCTCGGCGTGGAACGCGGTGATCGGCGGCGCCGCCGGCGCGGCCGCACCTCTGATCGCCGACGCCGCGGTGCACGGGACCGTGGGCGCTCCCGGCCTCGTGCTGTTCGCGATCGTGTTCTTCTGGCAGCCGCCGCACGTGTGGGCGATCGCGCTCTTCCGCAAGGAGGAGTACGCGAGCGCGGGCTTCCCCGTGCTTCCGAACGTGATCGGCGACGAAGCGACGCGCTGGCGGATCTTCTGGTACACGCTCGCGCTCGTCCCCGTGACGCTCGCGCCGGTTGTGCTCGGCCTTTCGGGCGGGCTCTATCTCGCCGTCGCCGTGGCCGCGAACGCGTGGTTCGTCGCGCACGCGGTGCGCGTGCTGCGGGAGCGCACGCCCGAGGCCGCGCGCGGGCTCTTCTTCGCGTCGCTCGGCTATCTGTTCGCGCTCTTCGCGGCGATGATCGCGGAGCTCGCGGCCGGCCTCTCTCCCGCGCTGCGCTAG
- a CDS encoding DUF420 domain-containing protein, which yields MSPPDALAALPAVNASLNAIACGLLVYGRALARAGRERAHRRVMIAAFAVSSVFLALYVAHKWSRDFENTTFHATGLAKTAYLALLASHVALATSVPVFAIALIRLGLRDERERHRRLARIAWPVWLYVSITGVAIYVLLYHLNPQ from the coding sequence GTGAGCCCGCCCGACGCGCTCGCCGCCCTTCCCGCCGTCAACGCGTCGCTCAACGCGATCGCGTGCGGGCTGCTCGTGTACGGACGCGCGCTCGCGCGGGCGGGCCGCGAGCGCGCGCACCGCCGCGTGATGATCGCCGCGTTCGCGGTCTCGAGCGTCTTCCTGGCGCTCTACGTCGCGCACAAGTGGTCGCGCGACTTCGAGAACACGACCTTCCACGCGACCGGCCTCGCGAAGACGGCCTACCTGGCGCTGCTCGCGAGCCACGTCGCGCTCGCGACGAGCGTGCCCGTGTTCGCGATCGCGCTGATCCGGCTCGGCCTCCGCGACGAGCGCGAGCGACATCGCCGGCTCGCGCGCATCGCGTGGCCCGTGTGGCTCTACGTCTCGATCACGGGCGTCGCGATCTACGTGCTGCTCTACCACCTGAACCCGCAGTGA
- a CDS encoding c-type cytochrome, whose product MKHLTLIAIVAVAFAAAPHAVAEGGDAANGAEIFATCVPCHGADGQGRAVGKGPAIAGLPQWYVEGQLGKFQSGGRGAHPDDHEGLRMRPMSRSLMNRDGVVKSRVQDVAAYVASLPKASPAHTVDGDAEVGKSLYTPCIACHGPAGGGNPALNAPPLVGLNDWYLVQSIEKFQAGIRGGNAAKDPTGALMRPMAMTLTDAKKVKDVVAYIRTLGAN is encoded by the coding sequence ATGAAGCACCTCACTCTCATCGCCATCGTCGCCGTCGCGTTCGCCGCGGCGCCGCACGCGGTCGCCGAAGGCGGCGACGCCGCGAACGGAGCGGAGATCTTCGCCACGTGCGTGCCGTGCCACGGAGCGGACGGGCAGGGACGCGCGGTCGGGAAGGGCCCGGCGATCGCCGGCCTGCCGCAGTGGTACGTCGAGGGGCAGCTCGGCAAGTTCCAGAGCGGCGGGCGCGGCGCGCATCCCGACGACCACGAGGGCCTGCGCATGCGGCCGATGTCGCGATCGCTGATGAACCGCGACGGTGTCGTGAAGAGCCGCGTGCAGGATGTCGCCGCGTACGTCGCGAGCCTGCCGAAGGCGTCGCCCGCGCACACCGTCGACGGCGACGCCGAGGTCGGCAAGTCGCTCTACACGCCGTGCATCGCGTGCCACGGGCCGGCGGGCGGGGGCAACCCGGCGCTGAACGCGCCGCCCCTCGTCGGGCTGAACGACTGGTACCTGGTGCAGTCGATCGAGAAGTTCCAGGCCGGCATCCGCGGCGGCAACGCCGCGAAGGATCCGACCGGCGCGCTGATGCGGCCGATGGCGATGACGCTCACGGACGCGAAGAAGGTCAAGGACGTCGTCGCGTACATCCGCACGCTCGGCGCGAACTAG
- a CDS encoding cytochrome C oxidase subunit II yields MVEMFLPQGSTYAGQIDGVINLVTLLVGFWFTVAQVVFFWLIFTQRAKPGVHAGYVTGEEEFPKKYIGWAHWGVLACDVLILVFAVQAWYRVKQDLPPAEQTVRVIGQQWAWTFQHPGPDGQLDTDDDITTVDELHLQKDVLYHYQLESRDVLHSFSVPVFRLKQDAVPGRTITGWFKPIITGEHDIQCAEICGIGHGIMGAKVFLETPEQHAAWMQQNTTTSLAAADLR; encoded by the coding sequence ATGGTCGAGATGTTCCTTCCGCAGGGCTCCACCTACGCGGGCCAGATCGACGGCGTGATCAACCTGGTCACGCTGCTCGTCGGCTTCTGGTTCACGGTCGCGCAGGTGGTCTTCTTCTGGCTGATCTTCACGCAGCGAGCGAAGCCGGGCGTGCACGCCGGCTACGTGACGGGCGAGGAGGAGTTCCCGAAGAAGTACATCGGCTGGGCGCACTGGGGCGTGCTCGCGTGCGACGTGCTCATCCTCGTCTTCGCGGTGCAGGCCTGGTACCGCGTGAAGCAGGATCTCCCGCCGGCGGAGCAGACGGTCCGCGTGATCGGCCAGCAGTGGGCGTGGACCTTCCAGCACCCCGGCCCGGACGGCCAGCTCGACACGGACGACGACATCACGACGGTCGACGAGCTGCACCTGCAGAAGGACGTCCTCTACCACTACCAGCTCGAGTCGCGCGACGTGCTGCACAGCTTCTCGGTGCCGGTGTTCCGCCTGAAGCAGGACGCGGTGCCGGGGCGCACGATCACGGGCTGGTTCAAGCCGATCATCACCGGCGAGCACGACATCCAGTGCGCCGAGATCTGCGGCATCGGTCACGGCATCATGGGCGCGAAGGTGTTCCTCGAGACGCCCGAGCAGCACGCCGCCTGGATGCAGCAGAACACCACCACCAGCCTCGCGGCCGCGGACCTGCGTTAG
- a CDS encoding cbb3-type cytochrome c oxidase subunit I: protein MAETIHTPAHGHDAHGDHHHEMSFWEKYVFPLDHKMIGMQYMFTGMFMAMIGGYFAYVFRTQLAFPGQEVLFWGLVSPGEYNALVTNHGTIMIFWVAMPVLIAAFGNFLIPLMCGCDDMVFPKLNRLSYQIFLLSAIVLLASFFVEGGGFGGAWTAYPPLSSTYQYNLTPMGSTLWVVAVGLEFVAFLLGGINFVTTAMNSRAPGMRLYDIPIVVWFIVVASILFMASVGPLIAGAVMLAFDQTLGTAFFDPTRGGDPILWQHLFWFFGHPEVYVVLLPAIGIAAEIITVFSRKKLFAYRTVLYTAFGTGVLSFAVWAHHQFVAGIDPRMANVFTITTLLISVPIAEMCFVYIATLYKGSITLTTPMLWALSFIGEFLIGGVTGIFLGASGSDIYFHDTYFVLAHFHYTFFPIAIIGVYSGVTYWYPKMFGRMLNDTLGKLHFWLTIIPFNLIFLPLFVLGLAGQHRRIYNYEHFPELATDELQMLRVIATVALWVMLVSQFIFIYNFFSSLRNGKKAGNNPWKANTLEWVAPSPPPHGNFAEMPTVYRGPYEYSHPDRLKATGEDYWPQNVPN, encoded by the coding sequence ATGGCCGAGACGATCCACACGCCGGCGCACGGACACGACGCCCACGGCGACCATCACCACGAGATGTCGTTCTGGGAGAAGTACGTCTTCCCGCTCGACCACAAGATGATCGGCATGCAGTACATGTTCACGGGCATGTTCATGGCGATGATCGGCGGGTACTTCGCCTACGTGTTCCGCACGCAGCTCGCGTTCCCCGGGCAGGAAGTGCTCTTCTGGGGGCTCGTGTCGCCCGGCGAGTACAACGCCCTCGTCACGAACCACGGCACGATCATGATCTTCTGGGTCGCCATGCCGGTGCTGATCGCGGCGTTCGGGAACTTCCTGATCCCGCTGATGTGCGGCTGCGACGACATGGTGTTCCCGAAGCTGAATCGCCTCAGCTACCAGATCTTCCTCCTGTCGGCGATCGTGCTGCTGGCGTCGTTCTTCGTGGAGGGCGGCGGCTTCGGCGGTGCGTGGACGGCCTACCCGCCGCTCTCGTCCACCTACCAGTACAACCTCACGCCGATGGGCTCGACGCTCTGGGTCGTCGCCGTCGGCCTCGAGTTCGTCGCCTTCCTGCTCGGCGGCATCAACTTCGTGACCACCGCGATGAACTCGCGGGCGCCGGGCATGCGGCTCTACGACATCCCGATCGTCGTGTGGTTCATCGTCGTCGCGAGCATCCTGTTCATGGCGTCCGTCGGCCCGCTGATCGCCGGCGCCGTGATGCTCGCGTTCGACCAGACGCTCGGCACCGCCTTCTTCGACCCGACCCGCGGCGGCGACCCGATCCTCTGGCAGCACCTCTTCTGGTTCTTCGGGCACCCCGAGGTGTACGTCGTGCTGCTGCCCGCGATCGGCATCGCGGCCGAGATCATCACGGTGTTCTCGCGCAAGAAGCTGTTCGCGTACCGCACCGTCCTCTACACGGCGTTCGGCACGGGCGTGCTGTCGTTCGCGGTCTGGGCCCACCACCAGTTCGTGGCCGGCATCGACCCGCGCATGGCCAACGTCTTCACGATCACGACGCTGCTCATCTCGGTGCCGATCGCGGAGATGTGCTTCGTCTACATCGCGACGCTCTACAAGGGGTCGATCACGCTCACCACGCCGATGCTCTGGGCGCTCTCCTTCATCGGCGAGTTCCTGATCGGCGGCGTGACGGGCATCTTCCTCGGCGCCTCGGGCTCGGACATCTACTTCCACGACACCTACTTCGTGCTCGCCCACTTCCACTACACGTTCTTCCCGATCGCGATCATCGGCGTGTACTCGGGCGTCACCTACTGGTACCCGAAGATGTTCGGCAGGATGCTGAACGACACGCTCGGCAAGCTGCACTTCTGGCTGACGATCATCCCGTTCAACCTGATCTTCCTGCCGCTCTTCGTGCTCGGCCTCGCCGGCCAGCACCGCCGCATCTACAACTACGAGCACTTCCCCGAGCTCGCGACGGACGAGCTCCAGATGCTGCGCGTGATCGCGACGGTGGCGCTCTGGGTGATGCTCGTGTCCCAGTTCATCTTCATCTACAACTTCTTCTCGAGCCTCCGGAACGGGAAGAAGGCGGGCAACAACCCGTGGAAGGCGAACACGCTCGAGTGGGTGGCTCCGTCGCCGCCGCCGCACGGCAACTTCGCCGAGATGCCCACCGTGTACCGCGGGCCGTACGAGTACTCGCACCCCGATCGCCTGAAGGCGACGGGCGAGGACTACTGGCCGCAGAACGTTCCGAACTAA
- a CDS encoding cytochrome c oxidase subunit 3, whose amino-acid sequence MSVRPIATTRSVTGIPTGRLAVWWVIGSEIVIFGGLILSYLMHRLANDEWAAHSANTNTTIGAINTFVLLTSSLTAVLGHKAAEEGNGPKAANMLLFTCLGGATFAGIKAFEWTTEISHGFTLLTNTFWSFYYTACGLHALHVIAGCIIMLFVAASARKGQDLHRVELIGIYWHFVDIVWIFLFPLIYIAK is encoded by the coding sequence ATGTCCGTTCGACCCATCGCGACGACGCGCAGCGTCACTGGCATTCCCACCGGGCGCCTGGCCGTCTGGTGGGTGATCGGCTCCGAGATCGTGATCTTCGGGGGGCTGATCCTCTCCTACCTGATGCACCGGCTCGCCAACGACGAGTGGGCGGCGCACTCGGCGAACACGAACACGACGATCGGCGCGATCAACACCTTCGTGCTGCTCACGTCGAGCCTCACGGCGGTGCTCGGCCACAAGGCGGCCGAGGAGGGCAACGGGCCGAAGGCGGCCAACATGCTGCTCTTCACGTGCCTCGGCGGCGCGACGTTCGCGGGCATCAAGGCCTTCGAGTGGACGACGGAGATCTCGCACGGGTTCACGCTGCTCACGAACACCTTCTGGAGCTTCTACTACACGGCGTGCGGGCTGCACGCGCTCCACGTGATCGCGGGCTGCATCATCATGCTGTTCGTCGCGGCGAGTGCGCGGAAGGGCCAGGATCTCCATCGCGTCGAGCTGATCGGGATCTACTGGCACTTCGTCGACATCGTCTGGATCTTCCTCTTCCCGCTCATCTACATCGCGAAGTGA
- a CDS encoding cytochrome C oxidase subunit IV family protein, whose protein sequence is MSDHGEHAAHETNYVKIWAILVVLLLVSVAGPEIGYLTGIRAITLFTAFGIAIIKAWLVIKNFMHLNVEKRIMAYMLTTCVVFMLLFFAGSSPDVMKFEGRNWTKVDYHTPEPVSHHEAAGGHGEEAAPAHH, encoded by the coding sequence ATGTCGGACCACGGCGAGCACGCCGCGCACGAGACCAACTACGTCAAGATCTGGGCGATCCTCGTCGTCCTCCTGCTCGTCAGCGTCGCCGGCCCCGAGATCGGCTACCTGACGGGCATCCGGGCGATCACGCTCTTCACGGCCTTCGGCATCGCGATCATCAAGGCCTGGCTCGTGATCAAGAACTTCATGCACCTGAACGTCGAGAAGCGGATCATGGCCTACATGCTCACGACCTGCGTCGTGTTCATGCTGCTGTTCTTCGCGGGCTCGTCGCCCGACGTCATGAAGTTCGAGGGTCGCAACTGGACGAAGGTCGACTACCACACGCCCGAGCCCGTCTCGCACCACGAGGCGGCCGGCGGGCACGGCGAAGAGGCCGCGCCCGCGCACCACTAG
- a CDS encoding cytochrome c oxidase subunit 3: MAKVQPLPVRYQLVPHGVMGMLIFVVTEAMVFAGMISAFAIVKGAAKAWPPPGQPRLPIEETAFNTAALLASGLALYLAGRSFRESPERARVPMATALGLGAFFVIFQGFEWVELIAQGLTLTSSPHGSFFYLIVGAHALHALGAIAGLGWAFSRLLQGTLAWTQLAPVQIFWYFVVGVWPVLYGLVYL, translated from the coding sequence GTGGCCAAGGTCCAGCCGCTCCCGGTCCGCTATCAGCTCGTCCCGCACGGCGTGATGGGCATGCTCATCTTCGTCGTGACCGAGGCGATGGTCTTCGCGGGGATGATCAGCGCCTTCGCGATCGTGAAGGGCGCCGCGAAGGCGTGGCCGCCGCCCGGCCAGCCGCGTCTTCCCATCGAGGAGACCGCGTTCAACACGGCCGCGCTGCTCGCGAGCGGGCTCGCGCTCTACCTCGCAGGGCGCAGCTTCCGCGAGTCGCCCGAGCGGGCGCGCGTCCCGATGGCGACGGCGCTCGGCCTCGGCGCCTTCTTCGTGATCTTCCAGGGCTTCGAGTGGGTCGAGCTGATCGCGCAGGGGCTCACGCTCACGTCGAGCCCGCACGGGAGCTTCTTCTACCTGATCGTCGGCGCGCACGCGCTGCACGCGCTCGGCGCGATCGCGGGCCTCGGCTGGGCGTTCTCGCGCCTGCTCCAGGGCACTCTCGCGTGGACGCAGCTCGCCCCGGTCCAGATCTTCTGGTACTTCGTGGTCGGCGTGTGGCCCGTGCTGTACGGGCTCGTCTACCTCTAG
- the can gene encoding carbonate dehydratase, whose protein sequence is MPDERLRALFDNNRQWARAKSEADPGFFDRLSHQQSPRFLWIGCADSRVPATEICGLDPGEMFVHRNVANLVVHTDFNCLAVLQFAVEVLRVSDVIVCGHYGCGGVRAALGTRPLGLIDNWLRNIKDVYERHRDELEAAGLDADARERRMCELNVRAQVENVCATTIVQDAWARGQALTVHGCVYGLENGLLKDLGASVSGLEQLAAIYRMG, encoded by the coding sequence GTGCCCGACGAACGACTCCGCGCGCTCTTCGACAACAACCGCCAGTGGGCGCGCGCGAAGAGCGAAGCCGACCCCGGCTTCTTCGACCGCCTCTCGCACCAGCAGAGCCCGCGCTTCCTGTGGATCGGGTGCGCGGACAGCCGCGTTCCCGCGACGGAGATCTGCGGCCTCGACCCGGGCGAGATGTTCGTGCACCGCAACGTCGCGAACCTCGTCGTCCACACCGACTTCAACTGCCTGGCCGTCCTGCAGTTCGCGGTCGAGGTGCTGCGCGTCTCCGACGTGATCGTCTGCGGCCACTACGGCTGCGGCGGCGTGCGCGCGGCGCTCGGCACGCGTCCGCTCGGCCTGATCGACAACTGGCTGCGCAACATCAAGGACGTGTACGAGCGCCACCGCGACGAGCTCGAGGCGGCGGGGCTCGACGCCGACGCGCGCGAGCGCCGCATGTGCGAGCTGAACGTGCGCGCGCAGGTCGAGAACGTGTGTGCGACGACGATCGTGCAGGACGCGTGGGCGCGCGGGCAGGCGCTCACGGTGCACGGCTGCGTGTACGGCCTCGAGAACGGGCTGCTCAAGGACCTCGGCGCGAGCGTGAGCGGGCTCGAGCAGCTGGCCGCGATCTACAGGATGGGCTGA
- the leuS gene encoding leucine--tRNA ligase, with product MAYDPKRIEPRWQAYWLENETFRAELDPARPKFYVLDMFPYPSGDGLHVGHPEGYTATDIVARYKRMRGFNVLHPMGWDAFGLPAEQYAIQTGTHPRETTRRNVDNFRRQIRSLGFSYDWSRELDTTDPAYYRWTQWIFQRLYERGLAYEAEVPVNWCPALGTVLANEEVIDGKSERGGHPVERVPMRQWMLRITAYADRLLEDLEELDWPEPIKKMQRDWIGRSEGAHVRFAVDGHASLAIEVFTTRPDTLHGATYMVLAPEHPLVDTITADAQRAAVRAYVEAAGRKSERVRMADAKEKTGVATGAFATNPVNGERIPIWVADYVLASYGTGAIMAVPAHDERDFAFARAFGLPVRKVVDAVSKSGAARGDVELPFTGEGVAVDSGSISGLPTAEAKTRIVAELERAGAGRGAVTYKLRDWLFSRQRYWGEPFPLVHRADGTVELVPEHELPLELPDLDDFRPSGRNDTPLERAHDWIELTDPRTGETIRRDRNTMPQWAGSCWYYLRFCDPHNASAPISAEAERYWMPVDLYVGGAEHAVLHLLYARFWHKVLFDLGVVHTREPFQKLVNQGMILGYSYRYFDDDVADEGRRDARVYAHGQVRADGEGFVAVDDGRPVKARWVPLRDVRRLPDGTPVHPTIEGLVLEEVVEKMSKSRGNVVNPDDVIAQYGADAMRLYEMFIGPLDKDAPWSTDGIQGVRRFLDRAWKLVLDDDDRARPLADGPGTEAQQRLVAQTVHGVTEDLEAMRFNTAISKLMVLVRDVAKEGDDAPLPHAAAETLALLLSPLAPHVAEEMWRALGHAESIAYAPWPAAEARWLAADTVRIVVQVNGKKRADLDVAADADEAAVREAALALDAVRKHLGDRAPKKVVVVPGRLVNVVG from the coding sequence ATGGCGTACGACCCGAAGCGCATCGAGCCCCGCTGGCAGGCGTACTGGCTCGAGAACGAGACCTTCCGCGCCGAGCTCGACCCGGCGCGGCCCAAGTTCTACGTGCTCGACATGTTCCCGTATCCGTCGGGCGACGGGCTGCACGTCGGCCATCCCGAGGGCTACACGGCGACCGACATCGTCGCCCGCTACAAGCGCATGCGCGGCTTCAACGTGCTGCACCCGATGGGCTGGGACGCGTTCGGCCTGCCGGCCGAGCAGTACGCCATCCAGACGGGCACGCACCCGCGCGAGACGACGCGGCGCAACGTCGACAACTTCCGGCGGCAGATCCGCTCGCTCGGCTTCAGCTACGACTGGTCGCGCGAGCTCGACACGACCGACCCCGCCTACTATCGCTGGACGCAGTGGATCTTCCAGCGCCTCTACGAGCGCGGCCTCGCCTACGAGGCCGAGGTGCCCGTGAACTGGTGCCCGGCGCTCGGCACGGTGCTCGCGAACGAGGAGGTGATCGACGGCAAGAGCGAGCGCGGCGGCCACCCCGTCGAGCGCGTCCCGATGCGCCAGTGGATGCTGCGCATCACCGCCTACGCCGACCGCCTGCTCGAGGACCTCGAGGAGCTCGACTGGCCCGAGCCCATCAAGAAGATGCAGCGCGACTGGATCGGCCGCAGCGAGGGCGCGCACGTGCGCTTCGCCGTCGACGGCCACGCATCGCTCGCGATCGAGGTCTTCACGACGCGGCCCGACACGCTCCACGGCGCCACCTACATGGTGCTCGCTCCGGAGCACCCGCTCGTCGACACGATCACCGCCGACGCGCAGCGCGCGGCGGTGCGCGCCTACGTCGAGGCGGCCGGGCGCAAGAGCGAGCGCGTGCGCATGGCGGACGCGAAGGAGAAGACGGGCGTCGCGACCGGCGCGTTCGCGACCAACCCGGTGAACGGCGAGCGCATCCCGATCTGGGTCGCCGACTACGTGCTCGCGAGCTACGGGACGGGCGCCATCATGGCGGTGCCCGCGCACGACGAGCGCGACTTCGCGTTCGCGCGCGCGTTCGGGCTCCCGGTTCGCAAGGTCGTCGACGCGGTCTCGAAGAGCGGCGCGGCCCGCGGCGACGTCGAGCTGCCGTTCACCGGCGAGGGCGTCGCCGTCGACTCGGGATCGATCTCGGGGCTGCCGACCGCCGAGGCGAAGACGCGCATCGTGGCCGAGCTCGAGCGCGCGGGCGCGGGCCGCGGCGCCGTCACGTACAAGCTGCGCGACTGGCTCTTCAGCCGGCAGCGCTACTGGGGCGAGCCGTTCCCGCTCGTGCACCGCGCCGACGGCACGGTCGAGCTCGTGCCCGAGCACGAGCTGCCGCTCGAGCTCCCCGACCTCGACGACTTCCGCCCGAGCGGGCGCAACGACACGCCGCTCGAGCGCGCGCACGACTGGATCGAGCTCACGGACCCGAGGACGGGCGAGACGATCCGGCGCGATCGCAACACGATGCCGCAGTGGGCGGGGAGCTGCTGGTACTACCTGCGCTTCTGCGACCCGCACAACGCGAGCGCGCCGATCTCGGCGGAGGCCGAGCGCTACTGGATGCCCGTAGACCTCTACGTCGGCGGCGCCGAGCACGCCGTGCTGCACCTCCTCTACGCGCGCTTCTGGCACAAGGTGCTGTTCGACCTCGGCGTCGTGCACACGCGCGAGCCGTTCCAGAAGCTCGTCAACCAGGGGATGATCCTCGGCTACAGCTACCGCTACTTCGACGACGACGTGGCCGACGAGGGCCGGCGCGACGCGCGCGTCTACGCGCACGGGCAGGTGCGCGCGGACGGCGAGGGCTTCGTCGCCGTCGACGACGGCCGCCCGGTGAAGGCGCGCTGGGTGCCGCTGCGCGACGTGCGGCGCCTGCCCGACGGCACGCCCGTCCACCCGACGATCGAGGGCCTCGTGCTCGAGGAGGTCGTCGAGAAGATGTCGAAGAGCCGCGGCAACGTCGTCAATCCGGACGACGTGATCGCGCAGTACGGCGCCGACGCGATGCGCCTCTACGAGATGTTCATCGGCCCGCTCGACAAGGACGCCCCGTGGTCGACCGACGGCATCCAGGGCGTGCGCCGCTTCCTCGACCGCGCGTGGAAGCTCGTGCTCGACGACGACGACCGCGCGCGTCCGCTCGCCGACGGCCCGGGCACCGAAGCCCAGCAGCGGCTCGTCGCGCAGACGGTCCACGGCGTCACCGAGGACCTCGAGGCGATGCGCTTCAACACCGCGATCTCGAAGCTCATGGTGCTCGTGCGCGACGTCGCGAAGGAGGGCGACGACGCGCCGCTCCCGCACGCGGCCGCCGAGACGCTCGCGCTCCTGCTCTCGCCGCTCGCGCCGCACGTCGCCGAGGAGATGTGGCGCGCGCTCGGCCACGCCGAGTCGATCGCCTACGCGCCGTGGCCCGCCGCGGAGGCGCGCTGGCTCGCGGCCGACACGGTGCGCATCGTCGTGCAGGTGAACGGGAAGAAGCGCGCCGACCTCGACGTCGCGGCCGACGCCGACGAGGCCGCGGTGCGCGAGGCCGCGCTCGCACTCGACGCGGTGCGCAAGCACCTCGGCGACCGCGCGCCGAAGAAGGTCGTGGTGGTGCCGGGCCGGCTCGTGAACGTGGTCGGATAG
- a CDS encoding pyruvate, water dikinase regulatory protein — protein sequence MAAQHEGKPGVPMGEIFVVSDGTGETGAAAVRAVMLQFTNPWRLRIFGGVRHPSEVRRVMAQAAELDALVVFSLVEKREAAELLREAERHGLATVDLLGPLIARAAAHLKAEPRHEPGLLHGFSDDYFQRIEAVEFAVRHDDGANLKTLYEADIVLVGVSRTSKTPLTMYLAQRGYRTGNVPIVAGLDLPRELEELDRRKVFALDIDASTLLQVRQARLKSLRTSPHSRYTDTAAVTQEIDRARRLFRQHGWTVIDVSGRAVEENAAKIIELLQVDDARGA from the coding sequence CGAGATCTTCGTCGTGTCGGACGGCACCGGCGAGACGGGCGCCGCGGCCGTGCGCGCCGTCATGCTGCAGTTCACGAACCCGTGGCGGCTGCGCATCTTCGGCGGCGTGCGGCACCCTTCCGAGGTGCGCCGCGTGATGGCGCAGGCGGCCGAGCTCGACGCGCTCGTCGTCTTCAGCCTCGTCGAGAAGCGCGAGGCCGCCGAGCTGCTTCGGGAGGCCGAGCGCCACGGGCTCGCGACGGTCGACCTGCTCGGCCCGTTGATCGCGCGCGCCGCCGCGCACCTGAAGGCCGAGCCGCGCCACGAGCCGGGCCTCCTGCACGGCTTCAGCGACGACTACTTCCAGCGCATCGAGGCCGTCGAGTTCGCCGTCCGCCACGACGACGGCGCCAACCTGAAGACGCTGTACGAGGCCGACATCGTGCTGGTCGGCGTCTCGCGCACGTCGAAGACGCCGCTCACGATGTACCTGGCGCAGCGCGGCTACCGGACGGGGAACGTGCCGATCGTCGCCGGCCTCGACCTGCCGCGCGAGCTCGAGGAGCTCGACCGCCGCAAGGTCTTCGCGCTCGACATCGACGCGTCGACGCTGCTGCAGGTGCGGCAGGCGCGGCTCAAGTCGCTGCGCACGTCGCCGCACTCGCGCTACACGGACACCGCCGCCGTGACGCAGGAGATCGACCGCGCGCGGCGGCTCTTCCGCCAGCACGGCTGGACCGTGATCGACGTGAGCGGACGCGCCGTCGAGGAGAACGCGGCGAAGATCATCGAGCTGCTGCAGGTCGACGACGCGCGCGGCGCCTAG